In Micromonospora sp. WMMD980, the following are encoded in one genomic region:
- a CDS encoding GNAT family N-acetyltransferase → MEPVEIVEDGLLLRPWRAADADEVHRACQDPDIQRWTTVPRPYLPEHALAFVTTISATAWAQDTGAPFAVCDADTGELLASCGLVSVDRALDSAEVGYWTAPWARGRGVAVRATRAVARWAFDALKLRRLTWQAEIGNHASRLVALRAGFRVEGELRLAHPADGGRPEGWIGSLLPAELTAPGAPVPYGPATLQARRAAVFGRPQPVLFATAGGTELRLRALEEKDLAEVVRTCQDEETVRWTTVPHPYRPEHAEGYLHDLVRPAWARGTAAMFAVADPEDRYVASLDLRILAADPLVADVGFMTAPHARGRGYLPAALIAVCAWGFTTLGLARVEWRANVGNTASRRAAEKAGFTVEGTLRGGIPHRGERQDVWVGGLLPQDLR, encoded by the coding sequence ATGGAGCCTGTGGAGATCGTCGAGGACGGGCTGTTACTGCGCCCCTGGCGGGCGGCGGACGCCGACGAGGTGCACCGCGCCTGCCAGGACCCGGACATTCAGCGCTGGACCACCGTACCTCGCCCGTACCTGCCCGAACACGCCCTCGCGTTCGTGACCACGATCAGCGCGACGGCCTGGGCGCAGGACACCGGAGCGCCGTTCGCGGTCTGCGACGCCGACACCGGTGAGCTGCTCGCCTCGTGCGGCCTGGTCTCCGTCGACCGCGCGCTGGACTCCGCCGAGGTGGGTTACTGGACCGCGCCGTGGGCCCGCGGGCGCGGCGTCGCGGTACGCGCCACCCGGGCCGTCGCCCGCTGGGCGTTCGACGCGCTCAAGCTGCGCCGGCTGACCTGGCAGGCCGAGATCGGCAACCACGCCTCCCGGCTGGTCGCGCTGCGCGCCGGCTTCCGGGTCGAGGGCGAGCTGCGGCTGGCCCACCCCGCCGACGGGGGCCGGCCGGAGGGGTGGATCGGCTCGCTCCTCCCGGCCGAGCTGACCGCGCCGGGCGCTCCGGTGCCGTACGGCCCGGCCACGCTCCAGGCCCGCCGCGCGGCGGTCTTCGGCCGGCCGCAACCCGTCCTGTTCGCCACCGCCGGCGGCACCGAGCTGCGGCTGCGCGCGCTGGAGGAGAAGGACCTGGCCGAGGTCGTCCGGACCTGCCAGGACGAGGAGACGGTGCGCTGGACCACCGTGCCGCACCCCTACCGGCCCGAGCACGCCGAAGGCTACCTGCACGACCTGGTGCGGCCGGCCTGGGCCCGGGGCACCGCGGCGATGTTCGCGGTTGCCGACCCGGAGGACCGCTACGTCGCCTCGCTCGACCTGCGGATCCTCGCCGCCGACCCGCTGGTGGCCGACGTCGGCTTCATGACCGCGCCGCACGCCCGGGGCCGGGGCTATCTGCCGGCCGCGCTCATCGCGGTCTGCGCCTGGGGCTTCACCACGCTCGGCCTGGCCCGCGTCGAGTGGCGGGCGAACGTCGGCAACACCGCGTCCCGCCGGGCCGCCGAGAAGGCCGGCTTCACCGTCGAGGGCACGCTGCGCGGCGGCATCCCGCACCGCGGGGAACGACAGGACGTGTGGGTCGGCGGGCTGCTGCCGCAGGACCTCAGGTGA
- a CDS encoding GNAT family N-acetyltransferase: MTPETIEAYGVRLRRTRPGDVPDLVAGCGDPETRRFLPALPDPYDADSARWWITEGEPAVWAAGGCAYAIAAPDTDRLLGGIGLTRLAPARGDFEIGYWVAPWARGRGVATAATRALGERAFAAGAARLELLTHRENEPSQRAALACGYRHEGVRRAASAARDGGRHDLVAWVRLADDPPGPTARLLPDLPGGRLGDGVVTLRRLAPADADALHRLHTLPEVVANRVPPVPPDRESIARRCRLAAGYWLAGDAADLAIVDAATGALVGGCALGYDEPTAGQATVGYSLLPEARGRGLATRAIRLLAGWAFDIGVARLWAGTRPENVASRRVLERAGFRREGLLRGRMPGADGARTDAVVYGRLASDRD, from the coding sequence GTGACCCCGGAGACGATCGAGGCGTACGGGGTGCGGCTGCGGCGGACCCGGCCGGGCGACGTGCCGGACCTGGTGGCCGGCTGTGGCGACCCGGAGACCCGACGTTTCCTGCCGGCCCTGCCCGACCCCTACGACGCGGACAGCGCCCGGTGGTGGATCACCGAGGGCGAGCCTGCGGTGTGGGCCGCCGGCGGCTGCGCGTACGCGATCGCCGCCCCGGACACCGACCGGCTGCTCGGCGGCATCGGGCTGACCCGGCTCGCCCCGGCCCGGGGGGACTTCGAGATCGGCTACTGGGTGGCGCCGTGGGCCCGTGGACGGGGCGTGGCGACCGCCGCCACCCGGGCGCTCGGCGAGCGCGCCTTCGCCGCCGGCGCGGCCCGGCTGGAACTGCTCACCCACCGGGAGAACGAGCCGAGCCAACGGGCCGCGCTGGCCTGCGGCTACCGGCACGAGGGCGTCCGCCGGGCGGCGAGCGCGGCCCGCGACGGCGGACGCCACGACCTGGTGGCGTGGGTGCGACTGGCCGACGACCCGCCCGGGCCGACCGCCCGGTTGCTGCCGGACCTGCCGGGCGGCCGGCTCGGCGACGGCGTGGTGACGCTGCGCCGGCTGGCGCCGGCGGACGCCGACGCGCTGCACCGGCTGCACACGCTGCCGGAGGTGGTGGCGAACCGGGTGCCGCCGGTGCCGCCGGATCGGGAGTCGATCGCGCGTCGCTGCCGGCTCGCGGCCGGTTACTGGTTGGCCGGTGACGCCGCCGACCTGGCGATCGTGGACGCGGCCACCGGCGCGCTGGTCGGCGGCTGCGCGCTGGGTTACGACGAGCCGACCGCCGGCCAGGCCACGGTCGGCTACAGCCTGTTGCCCGAGGCCCGGGGCCGAGGGCTCGCCACCCGGGCGATCCGCCTGCTGGCCGGATGGGCCTTCGACATCGGCGTCGCCCGGCTCTGGGCCGGCACCCGACCGGAGAACGTCGCCTCCCGACGGGTGCTGGAGCGGGCCGGCTTCCGGCGCGAGGGGCTGCTGCGCGGGCGGATGCCCGGCGCGGACGGCGCCCGCACCGACGCCGTGGTCTACGGCCGGTTGGCCTCGGACCGGGACTGA
- the raiA gene encoding ribosome-associated translation inhibitor RaiA, with the protein MDIVVKGRNVEVPDHYRVHVAEKLAKIERYDHKLIRVDVELFHERNPRQADHCQRVEITCVTRGPVIRAEACTNDFYSALDAAIAKLDTRFRRAADRRRVHRGRHAPLSVAAATAGLPVADLDGPGLASLNGHGTATAVAERPDQNGPEESDDQPWHIAREKVHPAEPMTVDDALFQMELVGHDFYLFLDKESGRPSVVYRRRAYDYGIISLDT; encoded by the coding sequence GTGGACATCGTGGTCAAGGGCCGTAACGTCGAAGTGCCGGACCATTACCGGGTGCACGTAGCCGAAAAGCTCGCAAAGATCGAACGCTACGACCACAAGCTCATCCGCGTTGATGTCGAGTTGTTCCACGAGCGCAATCCGCGCCAGGCCGACCACTGCCAGCGGGTGGAGATCACCTGCGTCACGCGTGGTCCGGTGATCCGGGCCGAGGCCTGCACGAACGACTTCTACAGCGCGCTCGACGCCGCCATCGCCAAGCTGGACACCCGCTTCCGTCGGGCGGCCGACCGCCGCCGGGTGCACCGCGGGCGGCACGCGCCGCTCTCGGTGGCCGCCGCGACCGCCGGCCTGCCGGTGGCCGACCTCGACGGGCCCGGCCTGGCCTCGCTCAACGGGCACGGCACGGCCACCGCCGTGGCCGAACGCCCGGACCAGAACGGTCCCGAGGAATCCGACGACCAGCCGTGGCACATCGCCCGGGAGAAGGTCCACCCGGCCGAACCGATGACCGTCGACGACGCGTTGTTCCAGATGGAGCTGGTCGGCCACGACTTCTACCTGTTCCTCGACAAGGAGTCCGGCCGCCCGAGCGTGGTCTACCGCCGCCGCGCCTACGACTACGGCATCATCTCGCTCGACACCTGA
- a CDS encoding ComF family protein, whose amino-acid sequence MPDLGGLFSDLTDLVLPAGCAGCAARAPVLRQGFCPRCVGELESLRPAPTRPDPAPPGLPPCVALGPYAGALREGLLAYKERGRHGLARPLGALLAEVVAVAVGRPGPVTLVAVPDTARAARARYGDHLDRMARPAAARLRAAGWPVQVRRPLRASPRPDSVALDSAGRAAAAESAFRLRRSASVRPAGTVVLLDDIVTTGATLAAVSRKLHAAGMTPKVAVVLAATQKWRRR is encoded by the coding sequence ATGCCGGATCTGGGCGGGCTCTTCTCGGACCTGACCGATCTGGTGCTGCCGGCCGGGTGCGCCGGCTGCGCCGCGCGCGCGCCGGTTCTGCGGCAGGGCTTCTGCCCACGCTGCGTCGGCGAGCTGGAGTCGTTGCGGCCGGCGCCGACCCGCCCCGACCCGGCCCCGCCCGGTCTGCCGCCCTGCGTCGCGCTCGGCCCGTACGCCGGAGCGCTGCGGGAGGGGCTGCTGGCGTACAAGGAGCGGGGTCGGCACGGGCTGGCCCGGCCGTTGGGCGCGTTGCTGGCCGAGGTGGTGGCCGTGGCGGTGGGGCGGCCGGGCCCGGTGACGCTGGTGGCGGTGCCGGACACCGCCCGGGCGGCCCGGGCGCGGTACGGCGACCATCTGGACCGGATGGCGCGTCCGGCGGCGGCCCGGCTGCGTGCCGCCGGTTGGCCGGTTCAGGTGCGGCGACCGCTGCGGGCGTCGCCCCGCCCGGACTCGGTGGCGCTGGACAGCGCCGGTCGGGCCGCGGCGGCCGAGTCGGCGTTCCGGTTGCGCCGGTCCGCGTCGGTGCGGCCGGCCGGAACGGTGGTGCTGCTCGACGACATCGTCACCACCGGCGCCACGCTGGCGGCGGTGAGCCGGAAATTGCACGCCGCGGGAATGACGCCAAAGGTCGCGGTGGTGCTCGCCGCAACGCAAAAGTGGCGGCGTCGGTGA
- a CDS encoding LpqB family beta-propeller domain-containing protein: protein MSARSGRRSTTRRLLVGLLAGALLIPAGCGIPAETDVQVDGSVPVAEPGSLNGPPAAPPAPTDSDEPVPFIENYLRAAAAGDRDQAYARARSFLATEARDQLPGKPQSSEIELTVVRLRAKPESTPPNNQGTSTVRIKVQQVGVLRADGTLGPPTATETEYVFELRRAEPPGSGLLITRLPPPLLTSDSALREYYRQHKVYFWNSDLTRLVPDLRYLPAVPAERLVTEVVKWLAGGPSDWLEPGVTGLPDRTRPINNATGANSQWEVNLDMPGANEERLARLGTQLAWSLPELTGQLDLKIQNQKRFSVDLVRERTEHDAYPRGADPTRFTVYDGVIHPLALASERRGAVPLPAAENRNVVSASIARADDQVLAALVVTGPERRLRLKVGTGLDPVTVFASSAATFGTMSRPTWLRSLDRAHPAGLVAADGKLCRFDGSAVLSPVPLNVAGKVVAVAGSLDGQRITLVAGGAIYVAPVNVEGGVVSVGQPRRLPTLLTGVTAADWISEDQLVLAGNDPDRRPVIHQLSVDGGFESPLKNDVGSAVTQLAGYPGSGDRGLPAFSFMYEANGAAYQNNPFEFIKRQQVLDVPAGSRVVNPTAPFFLY, encoded by the coding sequence ATGAGCGCGCGGAGCGGGCGGCGGTCGACAACCCGGCGCCTGCTGGTCGGGCTGCTGGCCGGCGCGCTGCTGATTCCCGCCGGCTGTGGCATCCCGGCCGAGACCGACGTCCAGGTGGACGGGTCGGTGCCGGTGGCCGAGCCCGGCTCGCTCAACGGCCCGCCGGCCGCGCCGCCGGCGCCGACCGACAGCGACGAGCCGGTGCCGTTCATCGAGAACTACCTGCGGGCCGCCGCCGCCGGGGATCGGGACCAGGCCTACGCCCGGGCCCGCAGCTTCCTCGCCACCGAGGCCCGCGACCAGCTCCCGGGCAAGCCGCAGAGCAGCGAGATCGAGCTGACCGTGGTGCGGCTGCGGGCGAAGCCCGAGAGCACCCCGCCGAACAACCAGGGCACCAGCACGGTGCGGATCAAGGTGCAGCAGGTCGGTGTGTTGCGCGCCGACGGCACGCTGGGGCCGCCGACGGCCACCGAGACCGAGTACGTCTTCGAGTTGCGCCGGGCCGAGCCCCCGGGCAGCGGTCTGTTGATCACCCGGCTGCCACCCCCGTTGCTGACCAGCGACTCGGCGCTGCGCGAGTACTACCGCCAGCACAAGGTCTACTTCTGGAACTCGGATCTGACCCGCCTGGTGCCCGACCTGCGCTACCTGCCGGCGGTGCCGGCCGAGCGGCTGGTCACCGAGGTGGTGAAGTGGCTGGCCGGTGGCCCGTCCGACTGGCTGGAGCCGGGGGTGACCGGGCTGCCCGACCGGACCCGGCCGATCAACAACGCCACCGGCGCGAACTCCCAGTGGGAGGTCAACCTGGACATGCCCGGGGCCAACGAGGAGCGGTTGGCCCGGCTCGGCACCCAACTGGCCTGGTCGTTGCCGGAGTTGACCGGCCAGCTCGACCTGAAGATCCAGAACCAGAAGCGGTTCAGCGTCGACCTGGTGCGGGAGCGCACCGAGCACGACGCCTACCCGCGTGGCGCGGACCCGACGCGGTTCACCGTCTACGACGGCGTCATCCATCCCCTCGCGCTCGCCAGCGAGCGGCGGGGCGCCGTTCCGCTTCCGGCGGCCGAGAACCGCAACGTGGTCTCCGCGTCGATCGCCCGCGCCGACGACCAGGTGCTCGCCGCGTTGGTGGTGACCGGGCCGGAGCGGCGTCTCCGGCTCAAGGTGGGCACCGGCCTCGACCCGGTGACCGTCTTCGCCAGCAGCGCGGCGACGTTCGGCACGATGAGCCGGCCTACCTGGCTGCGTTCGCTGGACCGGGCCCACCCGGCGGGCCTGGTGGCGGCCGACGGCAAGCTCTGCCGGTTCGACGGGTCGGCCGTGCTCAGCCCGGTCCCGCTCAACGTGGCCGGGAAGGTGGTGGCGGTGGCCGGGTCGCTCGACGGCCAGCGGATCACGCTGGTGGCCGGCGGCGCGATCTACGTCGCGCCGGTGAACGTCGAGGGCGGCGTGGTCAGCGTGGGCCAGCCGCGTCGGCTGCCGACGCTGCTCACCGGCGTCACCGCCGCCGACTGGATCTCGGAGGACCAGCTCGTCCTCGCCGGCAACGACCCGGACCGGCGTCCGGTCATCCACCAGCTCAGCGTCGACGGCGGTTTCGAGTCCCCGTTGAAGAACGACGTCGGTTCGGCGGTGACCCAGCTCGCCGGATATCCGGGCAGTGGGGACCGCGGGCTGCCCGCGTTCTCCTTCATGTACGAGGCGAACGGCGCGGCCTACCAGAACAACCCGTTCGAGTTCATCAAGCGGCAGCAGGTGCTGGACGTGCCGGCGGGCAGCCGGGTGGTCAACCCGACCGCGCCCTTCTTCCTCTACTGA